The Oncorhynchus mykiss isolate Arlee chromosome 5, USDA_OmykA_1.1, whole genome shotgun sequence DNA window tggtggtaccttaaattggggaggacaggctcgtggtaatggctggagaggaatcagtggaatggtatccagtacatcaaacacattgtttgattccattcaatttgctctgttccagacattattatggatcatcctcccctcaacagcctccactggtgtacagtAAGTCTGTATTTTGCATTTATGGAATAATTTTGATGTGAAATGAAAGTAGAGGGATTTATGTTTCCAGAACCATTCATCAATTGAGaatctggtcacatgttttggcttCCAATCCATTTCACCTTTGAACAGAACATGTAGGTTCTTGGACTTTAAAGAGTAACGTTAGACTCCTTTAGTCCTTTATTGGTTACTGTCCTATCTTTACTTAACTGAAGGCTAAATCCTCCCAAATCAAACGCGTCCAATGGATACAGAATAAAAGGCATCTCCATAGACAATGTGTTATGTATGAAATAATGTGATACCATTATATAGCATGTATCCTAGGTACTAATGTATGTTGCTACTAGAGCAGTGATACTTATTCAAGTACTGCGCATTCTGTGCTTGAATTTGAACAATTAGGTCATAGGCCATGTTCAGGAGCACCAACACCGCTATGTATCATGGGTACATTGTGaacgactgactgatctacaaataacaTTGAGTAGTAATTTATGAttcaaggtgatttgtagattaGTCCGTCTCGACTCGCCTTTAAAATCGTCTGCACTGTCGAATGAGCCAAAAGATCGTACAAGATGAAGTTATGTAAACTCACCTTTTTTTGTGACAAAATGTGCAATTCACACTCCGACCTGTGAAAGGCAGCAATACGCAACACAGCGTCTTAGTCTACCGGAAACTCATAAGAAGAAAGAAGTCATGTAAACGTTATCTCTGCTTGAAGTACAATTCCTACCGTGTAATGAACACCAACATCGGGGAGAAAAATAGACTAAAACATACTTTATTTGCTTGATATTGAGGATATCACGTTGATAGCTCTACCCCAAAAATGGACCTGCTGCTGCAAATGGACAATTTCGATAGCACCATAGAGGATTGGGCTACATATATCGAGAGACTTGAGCAGTATTGCTTTGCTAACGATGTAGAAGCTGAAAGGAAAGTGGGGGTACTTCTGGGTGTAATGGGAGCTAAAACATATAACTTGCTATGTACCCTTACAGCACCGACAAAGCCAGAAGAGAAGACTTTCAAAGAGATTGTAAACGCGTTACAGACCCATCTAAATCCAAAGCCGCTGGTCATAGCCGAACGTTTCCGATTTCACAAACGGAATCAGCAAAAGACAGAGTCAATACCGGAGTACATTGCGGAGCTCCGCCAGCTCTCGCAGTATTGTCAGTTCGGACAGGGATTGTCGGATGCGCTCAGAGACAGGCTGGTATTCGGGTTACACAACGAGAGCACACAGAAACGGCTCTTATCAGAAATAGATCTGACATTGGCGCGCGCATTGGACATAGCCATATCAATGGAAACTGCCGCAAAAGATACAGGAGAGTTACAGAGGAAAAATACAGTGGAATGCACAGTGAACAAGTTGAACACCCGACGTCAAGATAAATCACAGGCATGCTTTCGGTGTGGTAAAAAGTCACATGACCCTATCGATTGTTGGTTTAAAGACAAAGACGGTAGACAATGTAACAAAAGAGGACACATACAGAAAATGTGCAAATCGAAGCAGAGTGATAAAAAGTCACCCAAaacaggaaagagagaaggagaagtgcATCAGGTTACTGAAACTGATTCAAATGACTCTGATGAAGACATGTCATGTCTTGAACTTTTCTCTCTTAAAGAGACAGATCGCAAAATAATCTGTGTGACACCTGAGGTAGAGGGGGTGGCACTAAAGGACACAATGTTTGACAGCAAGGACAGCAGTTTACATACAGATAGACAATTGCGTCAGAGAACGTTGGAGAAAGGGAAGGAAATGGCCACAATctctgatgatgatggtggtgatgatggtgttgatgacgATTATGATTATAACGatgataatggtgatgatgaaggtgatgatgataataatggtAATGATAATTATGATGCTGGTGACAGTAGTGATaaagatggtgatgatgatgcctGTGACAACAGTTCTAAAACCAGAGACAAGCCCTACCACTGCTTAGACTGTGGTAAGAGTTTTACCCGAGTCTATCATTTAAAAAGACACAGGCAAACACATAACAAAGAAAAATCTCACCAATGCTCTGATTGTGGTAAAAGCTTCACTCGACCGGAACATTTGAAAAAACACCAGCGAAGCCATATGACTGACAAATCATACCATTGCACTAACTGTGATGAGTGTTTCTCTAAAGCAGCACAACTAAGAAGTCACATGAAAGTGCATGCCGGGGAAAAGCCTCACCTCTGCACCGACTGTGGGAAACTATTCCAGTCGTTACACGCGTTTGAAAGACACCAGCAGAAACATGCTGGAAAGATTCTTCACCAATGCTCAGACTGTGGTAAAGTTTTTACCAGAGCATATCACTTGAGAAGACACCAGCATACACATAAAGAGAAGTCTAATCACTGCTCTGATTGTGGTAAGAGCTTCACTCGATTGGAACATCTAAAAAGACACCAGCGGAAACACAAGGAAAAGACACGTTACCACTGCTCTATGTGTGAGGAGAAGTTCTCTACACAGGCAATGTTAAATAGTCACCTGCAGGTACATGTTGGAGAGCTACCTCACcattgctctgactgtggaaaggcGTTCTCAGACAAAAGACAATTTGagatccaccagaaaagacatcAGCGAAAAACTGTAAAAAAGAGGTCTTACCTTTGCAGTGACTGTGGAATGACTTTCAGCAAGCCAAGCACATTTAAGGTGCACCAGAGATCTCACACAGGAGAAAAACCATACAGCTGCTcagagtgtgggaagagttttgtccAGTCCACCACACTCCGGATCCACCTCCAGTGGCACGCTGGGGAGAGGGCCAGCTACTCCTGCCCTGTTTGTGGGAAGACTTTCTCTCGCTCTAACAGTGTGAGGAGACACCAGAtggttcacacaggagagagacctcATGAGTGTCCCTGCTGTGGGAAACGCTGCTTCCGACGGAGTGCTCTGATCATACATATGAGgattcacactggagagaaaccataCATTTGTTCTGAGTGTGGGAAGAGGTTCTCCCAAGATGGCGACCGGAAACGACACCAGATAAGACaccaccctgacctctgacctgaagAGGACAGCAGGCACAGACAGGCTTCAGGAGAGGCACACCAGTCCAAAATCCACCCTCAGCCACTACCCTCCCAGCTCCTACCTCCTAGCCCCTATACCAGGGGGTCGCAAACTCATTCCTGGAGGGTCTAGTGGTTTTTATTATTTCCTTTCCATTTGTGTCCAATTAacacctagacaaccaggtgaggggagttcctaatcAAGTTCAAGGGAGAAGCGACAACCGGCAAACACTCGACCCACCAGATATTGAGTTGACATCCCTGCCCTATACCCTCTACCCCGAGCTCATACATTTAGCTCCTAACCTCTAGCTCCTACTCCCTAGCTAGCCCATGCCCTCTAGTAAATATCTGGTTTAAAGAACAGCTAAAATGTGAACCATTTCATGTCAGGTTATTTGTTTTGTTTGCTTTTCCATATCCTCCTTTAATTATACATTGCTATTTGAGATGTGCTGTACTGTGTTCAGAGAACAGTCCTGTAGTTCTCCCTTTCTGTTAGACTCACATTTGCTGCTTTCCAAATAACATTTGACAAATGTTTAGGCCACAGGGTAATAAATGTTTGTGGACCACTGTGTTATTAGTTAGTGTTTTTCAGTCACTTTGATTCAAGTTTAACAACCAGTAATACATTCATCAGTCCTTGTTTATGTCATTGTAAACCAGAAGGTGATAGTTGGGGTGTGCTGAGTTAGCAGAGGCTACGATTACACACAGTCTCTCCAATGTATGTATTTATATTGTATGTTTGTGTTTATTATTATGTATGTGTGAAATCTGCATCGTTTATTCAGTCAGCTGCAGTCTCCCAgcagagaccagagacagacATTTCCCTCTGAGGCCCTTATTCaatttctctgtttgtctctgtgtgtgtgtggaatcttTTCACCTGGACCTCAAAGTGCTTTATGTTAATTTCTTATTTTATAATTCACACCTTTCTTCATAATTCAATATTTCTATCAATTTTGTACAGTTTGCATGGTGCATTAAACTGACCCATAACAAAGGATTAACAGTTAAGGCTACTACAGTAATTTATCTCAGTAGGCTAGATTATGGAGAAGGCTGTGATCACCTTCTCCTGCAATTCAGAGCGTTCCTGCATGTGTCCATTCCTGTATCTGCAGGAACTCCTCTTTATACTTCTATTGGTCCATTTTTAAATTAGGACTCCGGTACACATGTGGGAGGCGGCGGCAATACACCTTATAGGATATCTTCCGCTATAAAAATACCAAAAAAAGGACgacactgctagctagctaaaacacCGGTAGAAAGTGTCCTTCGTCCCTGCCTACTGAGCACTGCCTTCCTGTAGTTCTGTTAATGTTACGTTTGTGGCTTCTGTGTCTGTTTTGTTCATTACATCACCTCCTCACAGCTTTAAAAAATCGAGGGGTTAGGTGCCTGTTATATCTGTTACATCTGGCATCCAACGCATCAACAGATTACACATACATTTTAAGATAAAACGTTGCACATTAATTATACTACAATGATGTCACAGCCTAAACGAAAAACTCGGATAATACTTGTAATTTCATTTTGACCCACATTTCAATCGCATAGACAAATAAGGGAAATGGAGAATATCAAAAGTGTCACTTAAACACAAGCCacatgcaggaaccaatgggaCGCTCGAGGGGGGGGAGGGTGCGGCGATCAATGTATGAATGTCCACATAGTGGAATACACAGAATTGCGGACCGAAATCACACACTACTGAGGGATTCGATTATCTGGCCCGGGTTACCCCGGAGGTTGCACCTGGTGAAAAGTGATAGCATACTTTTTGGAACCGGGCTGCCACCGGGGTGGTGCCCTGTTCAAAGCTCACTGCGCAGttggctcaaaacaaaagtgacgtgGCCTGAGCTAGATTAAGGACATGGAGTAAAGAGGTGGATTCTGTTTTCACATACAAAGGTGATTGCTTTTGATACAAACGCcttatctgccttcccaatgaaaactagtttgaCAATTCGAACATATATTTTATGGAAAAAATATGTTGTATGTTTCTAGACGATGCAACATGCTGCCTTGTAGACAACATGACCGAGCGCTGCAGATCACTGTTCCATTTGAGAATGGCGCTCCCCGGCACCGCTTTTGCCCATTGACCTGTGCACGGCGGCTCAGGTTACTATAACATAAACCACGTGATAAGCGTATGATGACGTCACACTGTTGACGTCTGCATACTTCGGTAGCTAACAAGCACGTTTGCGAAGACTAGAGTTTACTTTGTACTTCCGTTAATCATATTTCTTGTTGAGTTAACTGAATAACGATTATTTTTCTTTCACGTTCCGAATGTAAAATTGACTAGTTGCAGTGAAGAGTTGTCGGTTATATCACGATTCCAGGACAACACAGCAGCATCGGGACTCTTAGCTTTCCTTCACTGTGGGCCAAATCATCAAAAGCTTTTAATGGACACAGCAAACACCACTTCTACAGAGACAATGTTTGACTGCAAGGACAGTTTACATGTAGACAGGCAACTGCGTCAGAGAACGTTGGAGAAAGGGAAGAAAATTGCCCCAATCTCTGATAAttatgatggtggtgttgatgatggtgatgattatgatgatggtGACGATGATGCCTGTGACAACAGTTCTAAAACCAGAGACAAGCCCTACCACTGCTTAGACTGTGATAATAGTTTTACCTGAGTCAATCATTTTAAAAGACACAAGAAAACACATAGTAAAGAGAAATCTCACCAATGCTCTGATTGTGGTAAAAGCTTCACTCGACCGGAACATTTGAAAAAACACCAGCGAAGCCATATGACTGACAAATCATACCATTGCACTAACTGTGATGAGTGTTTCTCTAAAGCAGCACAACTAAGAAGTCACATGAAAGTGCATGCCGGGGAAAAGCCTCACCTCTGCACCGACTGTGGCCAACTATTCCAGTCATTACTCGTGTTTGAAAGATACTAGCAGAAACATGCTGGAAAGATGCTTCACCAATGCTCAGACTGTGGTAAAGGTTTTACCAGAGCATATCACTTGAGAAGACACCAGCATACACATAAAGAGAAGTCTAATCACTGCTCTGATTGTGGTAAGAGCTTCACTCGATTGGAACATCTAAAAAGACACCAGCGGAAACACAAGGAAAAGACACGTTACCACTGCTCTATGTGTGAGGAGAAGTTCTCTACACAGGCAATGTTAAATAGTCACCTGCAGGTACATGTTGGAGAGCTACCTCACcattgctctgactgtggaaaggcGTTCTGGAGAGAAACCATACATTTGTTCTGAGTGTGGGAAGAGGTTCTCCCAAGATGGCGACCGGAAACGACACCAGATAAGACaccaccctgacctctgacctgaagAGGACTGCAGGCACAGACAGGCTTCAGTAGAGGCACACCGATCCCAAATCCACCCTCAGCCCCTACCCTACTAGCTCATACCCCCTAGCCCCTATACCAGGGGGTTGCAAACTCATTCCTGGACGGTCTAGTGGTTTTTATTATTTCCTTTCCATTTGTGTCCAACTAACACCTAGACaatcaggtgaggggagttcctaatcAAGTTCAAGGGAGAAGCGACAACCGGCAAACACTCGACCCACCAGATATTGAGTTGACATCCCTGCCCTATACCCTCTACCCCGAGCTCATACATTTAGCTCCTAACCTCTAGCTCCTACTCCCTAGCTAGCCCATACCCTCTAGTAAATATCTGGTTTAAAGAACAGCTAAAATGTGAACCATTTCATGTCaggttgtttgttttgtttgcttTTCCATATCCTCCTTTAATTATACATTGCTAGGAGTTCCTAATCAAGTTCAAGGGAGAAGCGACAACCCGCAGACATTCGGGTGTCCAGACATTGAGTTTGACTTAATGGCTAcatttgactcatcacatactgctgctactgtttattatctatcctgttgcctagtcatttTATTTCTAcctgtatgtacatatctaccttaatTATCTCAaacctgcacatcgactcagtactggtacccccccacccccctcgtgtgtgtgtatatcatttgtattttttttcctaTTTTTTCTTCTAATATTTGTCtatttttctctgcattgttgggaaggttccataagtaaacatttcactgttagtctacacctgttgtttacgacaATGCACCACTGCTCTATACCCTCTACCCCCTAGCacctaatccctaacccctaacctgtaGTGAAAATCTGATAAATTGTTCACCCATTGTTAAATTTTATGTCAGGATGTTTGTTTTTCCATTTCCTCCTTTAATTATACATTGCTATTTGAGATGTGCTGTACTGTGTTCAGAGAACAGTCCTGTAGTTCTCCCTTTCTGTTAGACTCACATTTGCTGCTTTCCAAATAACATTTGACAAACGTTTAGGCCACAGGGTAATAAATGTTTGTGGACCACTGTTATTAGTTTGTGTTTTTCAGTCACTTTGATTCAAGTTTAACAACCAGTAATACATTCATCAGTCCTTGTTTATGTCATTGTAAACCAGAAGTTGATAGTTGGGGTGTGCTGAGTTAGCAGAGGCTACGATTACACACAGTCCTATGTTTATGTAttcacagtgcattcggaaaatattcagaccccttcactttttccacattttgttacagccttattctaaaatgtattaaattatttcccccccttatcaatctacacacaataccccacaatgacaaaacaaaaactgttttttttaaacatttttgcaaatgtattaaatataaaaaatctgaaatatcatatttacacaagtattcagatcttttattcagtactttgttgaagcacctttggcagcaattacagcctcaaatcttcttgggtatgacgctacaagcttggcacacctgtatttggggaatttctcccattcttctctgcagatcctctcaagctctgtcaggttggatgtggagccaggatcaagggaaagatgaatggcgcaaagtacagagagatccttgatgaaaacctactccagagcgctcaggacctcagactggggcaaaggttcaccttccaacaggacaatgaccctgagcacacagccaagacactgcaagagtggctttgggacaaggctctgaatgtccttgagtggcccagccagagaatggacttgaacccgatcgaacatctctgatctgtgcctcgatacaatcctgtctcggagctctacgggcaattccttcgacctcatggcttggtttttgctctgactgtcaactgtgggacattatatagacaggtgtgtgcctttccaaattatgtccaatcaattgatttaccacagctgtagaaacatctcaaggatgatcaatggaaacaggatgcacctgagctcaattttgagtcattGCAAAgagactgaatacttatgtaaataaggaatttgtgttttttgttttcaataaatgtgcaagaAGTTCTTAAAAACGgttttcacttcatcattatggggtattgtgtgtagtttgatgaggatcattttttatttaatcaatttcggaataaggttgtaatgtaacaaaatgtggaaaaagtgaaagggtctgaatactttccgaatgcactatatattgtatgtttgtgtgtgtggtagaaGGTCAATGTAGAGAAACCTCAGTAATGCAACTGGAACTGTATTGTGAACTGTGCTTAATAAACAGTCAATAGTACATACTATTAGAATAAAAATAGCCTAATGCACATGTAACAGACAATAATACTACACAGAAACA harbors:
- the LOC110523408 gene encoding oocyte zinc finger protein XlCOF6-like, encoding MDLLLQMDNFDSTIEDWATYIERLEQYCFANDVEAERKVGVLLGVMGAKTYNLLCTLTAPTKPEEKTFKEIVNALQTHLNPKPLVIAERFRFHKRNQQKTESIPEYIAELRQLSQYCQFGQGLSDALRDRLVFGLHNESTQKRLLSEIDLTLARALDIAISMETAAKDTGELQRKNTVECTVNKLNTRRQDKSQACFRCGKKSHDPIDCWFKDKDGRQCNKRGHIQKMCKSKQSDKKSPKTGKREGEVHQVTETDSNDSDEDMSCLELFSLKETDRKIICVTPEVEGVALKDTMFDSKDSSLHTDRQLRQRTLEKGKEMATISDDDGGDDGVDDDYDYNDDNGDDEGDDDNNGNDNYDAGDSSDKDGDDDACDNSSKTRDKPYHCLDCGKSFTRVYHLKRHRQTHNKEKSHQCSDCGKSFTRPEHLKKHQRSHMTDKSYHCTNCDECFSKAAQLRSHMKVHAGEKPHLCTDCGKLFQSLHAFERHQQKHAGKILHQCSDCGKVFTRAYHLRRHQHTHKEKSNHCSDCGKSFTRLEHLKRHQRKHKEKTRYHCSMCEEKFSTQAMLNSHLQVHVGELPHHCSDCGKAFSDKRQFEIHQKRHQRKTVKKRSYLCSDCGMTFSKPSTFKVHQRSHTGEKPYSCSECGKSFVQSTTLRIHLQWHAGERASYSCPVCGKTFSRSNSVRRHQMVHTGERPHECPCCGKRCFRRSALIIHMRIHTGEKPYICSECGKRFSQDGDRKRHQIRHHPDL